One region of Glycine max cultivar Williams 82 chromosome 9, Glycine_max_v4.0, whole genome shotgun sequence genomic DNA includes:
- the LOC100777178 gene encoding regulatory-associated protein of TOR 1 isoform X2 has protein sequence MALGDLMASRFSQSTVLVVPTSHNHLDDSTTASSSSSAAAAVAALNNNSSSNDDADFAHRRDSEAAIAIISSGNYAGNAATSMAYLPHTVVLCELRHDAFEAAVPAGPSDSGLVSKWRPKDRMKTGCVALVLCLNISVDPPDVIKISPCARMECWIDPFSMAPQKALESIGKTLSSQYERWQPKARYKCQLDPTVDEVKKLCTTCRKYAKSERVLFHYNGHGVPKPTANGEIWVFNKSYTQYIPLPINELDSWLKTPSIYVFDCSAAGMIVNSFIELHEWSASNSSVSQRDCILLAACEAHETLPQSAEFPADVFTSCLTTPIKMALRWFCTRSLLRESLDYSLIDKIPGRPNDRKTLLGELNWIFTAVTDTIAWNVLPHDLFQRLFRQDLLVASLFRNFLLAERIMRSANCSPVSHPMLPPTHQHHMWDAWDMAAELCLSQLPSLVEDPNAEFQPSTFFTEQLTAFEVWLDHGSEHKKPPEQLPIVLQVLLSQCHRFRALVLLGRFLDMGPWAVDLALSVGIFPYVLKLLQTTTPELRQILVFIWTKILALDKSCQVDLVKDGGHIYFIKFLDSMEAYPEQRAMAAFVLAVIVDGHRRGQEACIEAGLIHVCLKHLQSSCPNDSQTEPLFLQWLCLCLGKLWEDFSEAQTIGLQEDATTIFAPLLSEPQPEVRASAVFALGTLLDVGFDSCRSVGGDEECDDDDKFRAEVSIVKSMLDVASDGSPLVRAEVAVALARFAFGHNKHLKSIAAAYWKPQANSLINSLPSLTNIKGSVGGYAKQNQHMPHGSIVSPQIGPIRVGNDNSPVVRDGRVSSSSPLAGSGIMHGSPLSDDSSHHSDSGILNDGFSNGVANHTGPKPFDNALYSQCVLAMCTLAKDPSPRIANLGRRVLSIIGIEQVVAKPLKSSGVRTAESTASPLARSSSWFDMNGGHLPLTFRTPPVSPPRPSYITRMRRVCSLEFRPHLMDSPDSGLADPLLGSGGASGTSDRSFLPQSTIYSWSCGHFSKPLLTAADDSEEVSARREEREKFALEHIAKCQHSAVSRLTNPIAKWDIKGTQTALLQPFSPIVIAADENERIRIWNHEEATLLNSFDNHDFPDKGISKLCLVNELDESLLLAASSDGNIRIWKDYTLRGKQKLVTAFSSIHGHKPGVRNLNAVVDWQQQCGYLYASGEISSIMLWDVDKEQLVNSKSSSSDCSVSALAASQVHGGQFTAGFIDGSVRLYDVRTPDMLVCGLRPHTQRVEKVVGIGFQPGLDQGKIVSASQAGDIQFLDIRNHSSAYLTIEAHRGSLTALAVHRHAPIIASGSAKQLIKVFSLEGDQLGTIRYYPTLMAQKIGSVSCLNFHPYQVLLAAGAADACVCIYADDNTQAR, from the exons ATGGCATTGGGAGATTTGATGGCCTCTCGCTTTTCCCAATCCACAGTTCTCGTCGTTCCCACCTCTCACAACCACCTCGACGATTCCACCACcgcctcctcttcctcctctgcTGCCGCCGCCGTCGCCGCTCttaacaacaacagcagcagcaacgACGACGCCGATTTCGCGCACCGCCGCGACTCTGAAGCCGCCATCGCCATCATTAGCAGCGGCAACTACGCCGGGAATGCCGCCACCAGCATGGCCTACCTGCCCCACACCGTCGTCCTGTGCGAGCTCCGCCACGACGCCTTCGAGGCCGCCGTCCCCGCCGGCCCCTCCGACAGCGGCCTCGTCTCCAAGTGGCGACCTAAGGACAGA ATGAAGACAGGATGTGTAGCTCTAGTATTATGTTTAAACATTAGTGTCGATCCACCAGATGTAATAAAGATATCCCCTTGTGCCAGAATGGAGTGCTGGATAG ATCCTTTTTCTATGGCACCGCAAAAGGCATTGGAGTCAATTGGAAAAACTTTGAGCAGTCAGTATGAAAGATGGCAACCAAAG GCCCGCTATAAATGTCAACTTGATCCGACAGTGGATGAGGTGAAGAAGCTTTGTACTACTTGTCGTAAATATGCAAAGTCGGAAAGAGTTTTATTCCATTACAATGGGCATGGTGTGCCAAAACCAACTGCTAATGGTGAAATTTGGGTCTTCAATAAG AGTTATACACAGTATATTCCCTTACCTATCAATGAACTTGATTCCTGGCTGAAGACCCCATCAATTTATGTTTTTGATTGCTCTGCGGCTGGGATGATTGTGAATTCCTTCATTGAG CTTCATGAGTGGAGTGCTTCCAACTCCTCTGTGTCCCAAAGGGATTGCATTCTGCTTGCAGCATGTGAAGCACATGAGACTTTGCCTCAGAGTGCAGAATTCCCAGCTGATGTATTTACATCTTGCCTTACAACACCTATAAAGATGGCATTGCGATG GTTTTGTACTCGTTCATTACTTCGTGAATCACTTGATTATTCACTTATAGACAAGATCCCTGGCCGTCCAAATGACCGAAAGACACTTCTGGGTGAATTGAATTGGATCTTTACAGCCGTAACTGATACGATTGCCTGGAATGTTCTTCCTCATG ATCTTTTTCAGAGACTGTTCAGACAGGATTTGCTTGTTGCAAGTCTGTTTCGAAATTTTCTACTTGCTGAGCGAATCATGCGATCTGCAAATTGTTCTCCTGTCTCTCACCCAATGTTACCTCCGACCCATCAGCATCATATGTG GGATGCATGGGACATGGCTGCTGAGCTCTGCCTCTCTCAACTTCCGTCTTTAGTTGAGGATCCTAATGCTGAATTTCAG CCTAGTACATTTTTCACTGAGCAGTTGACAGCATTTGAGGTATGGCTTGACCATGGTTCTGAACATAAGAAACCACCAGAACAGTTGCCTATAGTTCTTCAG GTTTTACTTAGTCAATGCCATCGGTTTCGGGCTTTAGTACTCCTTGGAAGGTTCCTTGATATGGGGCCATGGGCAGTAGATCTG gcATTATCTGTTGGAATATTTCCATATGTTCTAAAGCTGTTACAAACAACAACACCCGAACTACGCCAGATCCTTGTATTCATATGGACAAAGATTCTTGCACTTGACAAG TCATGTCAGGTTGATCTAGTGAAGGATGGCGGTCATATCTATTTTATTAAGTTTCTTGATAGCATGGAAGCATATCCAGAGCAACGTGCAATGGCTGCTTTTGTTTTGGCTGTGATTGTGGATGGTCATAGACGAGGCCAAGAAGCTTGTATTGAAGCTGGTTTAATTCATGTCTGCTTAAAGCACCTTCAGAGTTCATGTCCTAATGATTCACAAACTGAACCCCTTTTCCTTCAGTGGCTTTGCCTGTGTCTGGGGAAATTGTGGGAAGACTTTTCAGAGGCACAAACAATCGGTTTGCAGGAAGATGCCACTACTATATTTGCTCCTCTACTGTCTGAACCCCAGCCAGAG GTTAGGGCATCTGCTGTTTTTGCACTAGGCACCCTTCTTGATGTGGGGTTTGATTCATGTAGAAGTGTTGGTGGAGATGAAgaatgtgatgatgatgataagtTTAGGGCTGAAGTTAGTATAGTTAAGAGTATGTTAGATGTTGCTTCAGATGGGAGTCCATTGGTGAGGGCAGAGGTAGCAGTGG CTCTAGCACGATTTGCTTTTGGCCACAACAAGCACCTGAAATCTATTGCTGCTGCATATTGGAAGCCTCAAGCTAATTCTTTGATTAATTCCTTACCTTCGTTGACTAATATAAAAGGTTCGGTTGGTGGATATGCTAAACAGAACCAACACATGCCTCATGGAAGTATTGTTTCTCCTCAAATTGGTCCTATCAGGGTTGGAAATGACAACTCTCCAGTGGTTCGAGATGGCCGCGTCTCTTCTAGCAGTCCTCTCGCTGGTTCAGGAATCATGCATGGGTCCCCATTGTCTGATGATTCATCTCATCATTCTGATTCAGGAATTCTGAATGATGGTTTCAGCAATGGAGTGGCTAACCACACTGGACCAAAGCCCTTTGACAATGCATTGTATTCACAATGTGTACTTGCTATGTGTACTTTGGCAAAGGATCCATCTCCACGCATTGCAAATCTTGGTCGCCGGGTACTGTCCATAATAGGTATTGAACAAGTGGTTGCAAAACCATTGAAGTCTAGTGGTGTTCGGACTGCTGAATCTACAGCTTCTCCACTGGCTCGTTCATCTTCTTGGTTTGACATGAATGGAG GACACTTGCCTCTGACCTTCAGAACTCCTCCAGTCAGTCCTCCTCGCCCAAGTTATATAACTCGAATGCGTCGAGTTTGTTCATTGGAGTTTAGGCCCCACCTGATGGATTCTCCAGACTCAGGATTAGCTGATCCACTCTTAGGTTCTGGTGGAGCTTCTGGGACTTCAGATCGAAGCTTTCTTCCACAATCAACTATATATAGTTGGAGTTGTGGGCACTTTTCCAAACCACTTTTAACTGCTGCAGATGATAGCGAAGAGGTATCAGCCAGAAGAGAAGAGAGGGAAAAATTTGCATTGGAGCACATAGCAAAATGCCAGCACTCTg CTGTTAGCAGGCTAACAAATCCAATTGCTAAATGGGACATAAAGGGTACACAAACAGCATTGCTGCAACCTTTCTCTCCTATAGTGATAGCTGCTGATGAGAATGAACGTATCAG GATATGGAACCATGAGGAGGCAACACTACTGAACAGTTTTGATAATCATGATTTTCCTGACAAAGGAATTTCTAAGCTCTGCCTTGTAAATGAGCTTGATGAGAGCTTGCTTCTTGCTGCTTCAT CTGATGGAAACATTCGGATTTGGAAAGATTATACTCTGAGGGGTAAACAAAAACTTGTCACTGCATTCTCTTCAATTCATGGTCATAAACCTGGTGTGAGGAATCTGAATGCAGTTGTTGATTGGCAACAACAATGTGGTTATCTG TATGCATCGGGTGAGATATCATCTATTATGCTATGGGATGTTGATAAAGAGCAGCTTGTCAATTCTAAATCTTCATCATCAGATTGCAGTGTCTCAGCATTG GCTGCATCTCAAGTTCATGGGGGACAATTTACAGCTGGTTTCATAGATGGTTCTGTCCGACTTTATGATGTCAGAACACCTGATAT GCTCGTTTGTGGATTAAGGCCTCATACACAAAGAGTAGAAAAGGTTGTGGGGATTGGCTTTCAGCCTGGATTAGACCAAGGAAAG ATTGTTAGCGCTTCTCAGGCTGGGGATATCCAATTTCTTGATATAAGAAATCATAGCAGTGCCTATCTTACTATTGAAGCTCATAGGGGTTCACTCACAGCTTTAGCAGTACATAGACATGCCCCAATTATTGCCAGTGGTTCAGCGAAACAACTCATTAAGGTCTTTAGCCTGGAGGGTGATCAACTAGGCACCATTCGATACTATCCTACCCTAATGGCCCAGAAAATTGGTTCTGTAAGCTGCCTCAATTTCCATCCATACCAAGTATTACTTGCTGCTGGTGCTGCAGATGCATGTGTTTGTATTTATGCTGATGACAACACTCAAGCTAGATGA
- the LOC100777178 gene encoding regulatory-associated protein of TOR 1 isoform X1: protein MALGDLMASRFSQSTVLVVPTSHNHLDDSTTASSSSSAAAAVAALNNNSSSNDDADFAHRRDSEAAIAIISSGNYAGNAATSMAYLPHTVVLCELRHDAFEAAVPAGPSDSGLVSKWRPKDRMKTGCVALVLCLNISVDPPDVIKISPCARMECWIDPFSMAPQKALESIGKTLSSQYERWQPKARYKCQLDPTVDEVKKLCTTCRKYAKSERVLFHYNGHGVPKPTANGEIWVFNKSYTQYIPLPINELDSWLKTPSIYVFDCSAAGMIVNSFIELHEWSASNSSVSQRDCILLAACEAHETLPQSAEFPADVFTSCLTTPIKMALRWFCTRSLLRESLDYSLIDKIPGRPNDRKTLLGELNWIFTAVTDTIAWNVLPHDLFQRLFRQDLLVASLFRNFLLAERIMRSANCSPVSHPMLPPTHQHHMWDAWDMAAELCLSQLPSLVEDPNAEFQPSTFFTEQLTAFEVWLDHGSEHKKPPEQLPIVLQVLLSQCHRFRALVLLGRFLDMGPWAVDLALSVGIFPYVLKLLQTTTPELRQILVFIWTKILALDKSCQVDLVKDGGHIYFIKFLDSMEAYPEQRAMAAFVLAVIVDGHRRGQEACIEAGLIHVCLKHLQSSCPNDSQTEPLFLQWLCLCLGKLWEDFSEAQTIGLQEDATTIFAPLLSEPQPEVRASAVFALGTLLDVGFDSCRSVGGDEECDDDDKFRAEVSIVKSMLDVASDGSPLVRAEVAVALARFAFGHNKHLKSIAAAYWKPQANSLINSLPSLTNIKGSVGGYAKQNQHMPHGSIVSPQIGPIRVGNDNSPVVRDGRVSSSSPLAGSGIMHGSPLSDDSSHHSDSGILNDGFSNGVANHTGPKPFDNALYSQCVLAMCTLAKDPSPRIANLGRRVLSIIGIEQVVAKPLKSSGVRTAESTASPLARSSSWFDMNGGHLPLTFRTPPVSPPRPSYITRMRRVCSLEFRPHLMDSPDSGLADPLLGSGGASGTSDRSFLPQSTIYSWSCGHFSKPLLTAADDSEEVSARREEREKFALEHIAKCQHSAVSRLTNPIAKWDIKGTQTALLQPFSPIVIAADENERIRIWNHEEATLLNSFDNHDFPDKGISKLCLVNELDESLLLAASCTSLYCLIFFILFSNYCQNINVRESFDAADGNIRIWKDYTLRGKQKLVTAFSSIHGHKPGVRNLNAVVDWQQQCGYLYASGEISSIMLWDVDKEQLVNSKSSSSDCSVSALAASQVHGGQFTAGFIDGSVRLYDVRTPDMLVCGLRPHTQRVEKVVGIGFQPGLDQGKIVSASQAGDIQFLDIRNHSSAYLTIEAHRGSLTALAVHRHAPIIASGSAKQLIKVFSLEGDQLGTIRYYPTLMAQKIGSVSCLNFHPYQVLLAAGAADACVCIYADDNTQAR, encoded by the exons ATGGCATTGGGAGATTTGATGGCCTCTCGCTTTTCCCAATCCACAGTTCTCGTCGTTCCCACCTCTCACAACCACCTCGACGATTCCACCACcgcctcctcttcctcctctgcTGCCGCCGCCGTCGCCGCTCttaacaacaacagcagcagcaacgACGACGCCGATTTCGCGCACCGCCGCGACTCTGAAGCCGCCATCGCCATCATTAGCAGCGGCAACTACGCCGGGAATGCCGCCACCAGCATGGCCTACCTGCCCCACACCGTCGTCCTGTGCGAGCTCCGCCACGACGCCTTCGAGGCCGCCGTCCCCGCCGGCCCCTCCGACAGCGGCCTCGTCTCCAAGTGGCGACCTAAGGACAGA ATGAAGACAGGATGTGTAGCTCTAGTATTATGTTTAAACATTAGTGTCGATCCACCAGATGTAATAAAGATATCCCCTTGTGCCAGAATGGAGTGCTGGATAG ATCCTTTTTCTATGGCACCGCAAAAGGCATTGGAGTCAATTGGAAAAACTTTGAGCAGTCAGTATGAAAGATGGCAACCAAAG GCCCGCTATAAATGTCAACTTGATCCGACAGTGGATGAGGTGAAGAAGCTTTGTACTACTTGTCGTAAATATGCAAAGTCGGAAAGAGTTTTATTCCATTACAATGGGCATGGTGTGCCAAAACCAACTGCTAATGGTGAAATTTGGGTCTTCAATAAG AGTTATACACAGTATATTCCCTTACCTATCAATGAACTTGATTCCTGGCTGAAGACCCCATCAATTTATGTTTTTGATTGCTCTGCGGCTGGGATGATTGTGAATTCCTTCATTGAG CTTCATGAGTGGAGTGCTTCCAACTCCTCTGTGTCCCAAAGGGATTGCATTCTGCTTGCAGCATGTGAAGCACATGAGACTTTGCCTCAGAGTGCAGAATTCCCAGCTGATGTATTTACATCTTGCCTTACAACACCTATAAAGATGGCATTGCGATG GTTTTGTACTCGTTCATTACTTCGTGAATCACTTGATTATTCACTTATAGACAAGATCCCTGGCCGTCCAAATGACCGAAAGACACTTCTGGGTGAATTGAATTGGATCTTTACAGCCGTAACTGATACGATTGCCTGGAATGTTCTTCCTCATG ATCTTTTTCAGAGACTGTTCAGACAGGATTTGCTTGTTGCAAGTCTGTTTCGAAATTTTCTACTTGCTGAGCGAATCATGCGATCTGCAAATTGTTCTCCTGTCTCTCACCCAATGTTACCTCCGACCCATCAGCATCATATGTG GGATGCATGGGACATGGCTGCTGAGCTCTGCCTCTCTCAACTTCCGTCTTTAGTTGAGGATCCTAATGCTGAATTTCAG CCTAGTACATTTTTCACTGAGCAGTTGACAGCATTTGAGGTATGGCTTGACCATGGTTCTGAACATAAGAAACCACCAGAACAGTTGCCTATAGTTCTTCAG GTTTTACTTAGTCAATGCCATCGGTTTCGGGCTTTAGTACTCCTTGGAAGGTTCCTTGATATGGGGCCATGGGCAGTAGATCTG gcATTATCTGTTGGAATATTTCCATATGTTCTAAAGCTGTTACAAACAACAACACCCGAACTACGCCAGATCCTTGTATTCATATGGACAAAGATTCTTGCACTTGACAAG TCATGTCAGGTTGATCTAGTGAAGGATGGCGGTCATATCTATTTTATTAAGTTTCTTGATAGCATGGAAGCATATCCAGAGCAACGTGCAATGGCTGCTTTTGTTTTGGCTGTGATTGTGGATGGTCATAGACGAGGCCAAGAAGCTTGTATTGAAGCTGGTTTAATTCATGTCTGCTTAAAGCACCTTCAGAGTTCATGTCCTAATGATTCACAAACTGAACCCCTTTTCCTTCAGTGGCTTTGCCTGTGTCTGGGGAAATTGTGGGAAGACTTTTCAGAGGCACAAACAATCGGTTTGCAGGAAGATGCCACTACTATATTTGCTCCTCTACTGTCTGAACCCCAGCCAGAG GTTAGGGCATCTGCTGTTTTTGCACTAGGCACCCTTCTTGATGTGGGGTTTGATTCATGTAGAAGTGTTGGTGGAGATGAAgaatgtgatgatgatgataagtTTAGGGCTGAAGTTAGTATAGTTAAGAGTATGTTAGATGTTGCTTCAGATGGGAGTCCATTGGTGAGGGCAGAGGTAGCAGTGG CTCTAGCACGATTTGCTTTTGGCCACAACAAGCACCTGAAATCTATTGCTGCTGCATATTGGAAGCCTCAAGCTAATTCTTTGATTAATTCCTTACCTTCGTTGACTAATATAAAAGGTTCGGTTGGTGGATATGCTAAACAGAACCAACACATGCCTCATGGAAGTATTGTTTCTCCTCAAATTGGTCCTATCAGGGTTGGAAATGACAACTCTCCAGTGGTTCGAGATGGCCGCGTCTCTTCTAGCAGTCCTCTCGCTGGTTCAGGAATCATGCATGGGTCCCCATTGTCTGATGATTCATCTCATCATTCTGATTCAGGAATTCTGAATGATGGTTTCAGCAATGGAGTGGCTAACCACACTGGACCAAAGCCCTTTGACAATGCATTGTATTCACAATGTGTACTTGCTATGTGTACTTTGGCAAAGGATCCATCTCCACGCATTGCAAATCTTGGTCGCCGGGTACTGTCCATAATAGGTATTGAACAAGTGGTTGCAAAACCATTGAAGTCTAGTGGTGTTCGGACTGCTGAATCTACAGCTTCTCCACTGGCTCGTTCATCTTCTTGGTTTGACATGAATGGAG GACACTTGCCTCTGACCTTCAGAACTCCTCCAGTCAGTCCTCCTCGCCCAAGTTATATAACTCGAATGCGTCGAGTTTGTTCATTGGAGTTTAGGCCCCACCTGATGGATTCTCCAGACTCAGGATTAGCTGATCCACTCTTAGGTTCTGGTGGAGCTTCTGGGACTTCAGATCGAAGCTTTCTTCCACAATCAACTATATATAGTTGGAGTTGTGGGCACTTTTCCAAACCACTTTTAACTGCTGCAGATGATAGCGAAGAGGTATCAGCCAGAAGAGAAGAGAGGGAAAAATTTGCATTGGAGCACATAGCAAAATGCCAGCACTCTg CTGTTAGCAGGCTAACAAATCCAATTGCTAAATGGGACATAAAGGGTACACAAACAGCATTGCTGCAACCTTTCTCTCCTATAGTGATAGCTGCTGATGAGAATGAACGTATCAG GATATGGAACCATGAGGAGGCAACACTACTGAACAGTTTTGATAATCATGATTTTCCTGACAAAGGAATTTCTAAGCTCTGCCTTGTAAATGAGCTTGATGAGAGCTTGCTTCTTGCTGCTTCATGTACTTCTCTCTactgtttaatatttttcattttattctcaAATTATTGTCAGAATATTAATGTTAGGGAATCTTTTGATGCAGCTGATGGAAACATTCGGATTTGGAAAGATTATACTCTGAGGGGTAAACAAAAACTTGTCACTGCATTCTCTTCAATTCATGGTCATAAACCTGGTGTGAGGAATCTGAATGCAGTTGTTGATTGGCAACAACAATGTGGTTATCTG TATGCATCGGGTGAGATATCATCTATTATGCTATGGGATGTTGATAAAGAGCAGCTTGTCAATTCTAAATCTTCATCATCAGATTGCAGTGTCTCAGCATTG GCTGCATCTCAAGTTCATGGGGGACAATTTACAGCTGGTTTCATAGATGGTTCTGTCCGACTTTATGATGTCAGAACACCTGATAT GCTCGTTTGTGGATTAAGGCCTCATACACAAAGAGTAGAAAAGGTTGTGGGGATTGGCTTTCAGCCTGGATTAGACCAAGGAAAG ATTGTTAGCGCTTCTCAGGCTGGGGATATCCAATTTCTTGATATAAGAAATCATAGCAGTGCCTATCTTACTATTGAAGCTCATAGGGGTTCACTCACAGCTTTAGCAGTACATAGACATGCCCCAATTATTGCCAGTGGTTCAGCGAAACAACTCATTAAGGTCTTTAGCCTGGAGGGTGATCAACTAGGCACCATTCGATACTATCCTACCCTAATGGCCCAGAAAATTGGTTCTGTAAGCTGCCTCAATTTCCATCCATACCAAGTATTACTTGCTGCTGGTGCTGCAGATGCATGTGTTTGTATTTATGCTGATGACAACACTCAAGCTAGATGA